The DNA window GTCCTTGTTCAATAAATGTTAAAGCTGTTTTAAGAGAAGGTGCCATTTTTGTTCTAACCATAACACAAGGAAGACGTCTTCGGCAAAATGAAGATGCAGTGACTTTGTCACATAACTGCAAATTCCATTTTGTAGGAATTATACCCATTGTATACCTGAAAATTAAAGTCAATACAGACCTTAATCAAAAATATAATAGGAGTCATAACTCCTCTTGGATTCCCTCACAATATTCACTAAGCTGCACTTCAATTCTGGAAATCAACAATCCTCTGACTGCTCGGTTTAGTAACCCCTTATTCATACTACAAAGCTTTGGAGTTCTTCCTGTTGTTTCCTCCCAATTCCTATATTCTTAAGTTTTTCCAGATAATGAGACAAGAAAACAAGGCAAAAGCATTttggtacagtaataggaataaGTTTGCTAAGACGCACACCAATAGGATCCAACATTCTGGTAAGCTGAGAATCACACAACAGTTTTTTGGGAATTGGTATTATCTCACATATATGGAATTTAACAAAAGGAAGAGTGCAGCAACATTTGAGTTTGCTatctttctaaataatttttttaaaactttcagattaattatttatcattatcccCACTGGGAGAGCAAAATCAGTATTTTGTCTTCTAATTATATCTTAGGATGCCATAGGGTGGTAAAACTACTCTACAGTAGGATAACCTAgtctagaaaaaaatttttactctttctaagaCCTGGATCATTCAAAGATCCAAACATGATCCCCCCACATTAGTTCaaatgtttaaagtttttgtttactaaaataCTAATGAGAAATGtacttacagtttttctaagaGTCTTCCACTTGCTTCAACTCTGAAGGGATCATTTTTATCTAAATCCTTTATTTTTCGGGACAATTCACGCACTTCCCATGCCATTTTATTGTACctgaaaaacacgaaaaatagaacttttgtaaaataatctgtgtatacagtactttacacCAACAGTAATGGGATGGAAAAACACTAAGTAAAAATTCCAGTCAGAGAGAAACAAtgcagaatgaaaaaaaactttcattctgTAATGGAAATACTAAATATAGTATAAAAGTAGAAGAATAAAGTGACGCTTAGTGAATTCAAAATTAACccaataacaaaaatgttttaaataggTAAGATTCAAATGTTTCACAATATGGAATATGACGAGTGATGGGAAATGTACCAATTTTGTTTATGATTACAGAAGCTACTAAATTTATTATCGTTAAacataaactttttaaaagtgaGGATAGCATGACAGTAATATTTTTCAATAGGTATTGTAAAATTCACTCTTCTCCCGCACTTGCTGAATGAGATACAACATCACCCAAGTGCTGAACAATGGCAGCAAGCCCAAGAATCAATTCAACCATGCTCTCTCCTAACCACTAACCACCACGTGAATGAGCATCAACGACCACGAGAAAACAACGGAAGGTATCCCATCAAGTACACTAAAAGCCCATTTCTATCTTCTGCTTCTTATACAcagaaaaggaataaagtaaCAGCTTGCAATGAAATCTGGTCTTGACTTCAGTGTTGCTTTTGACAGCAAATTTTAAACAAGATTGCAAGTAGTTGACAATGGGCACTTATAGTACGGACTACAGGAATGTAATCTATAGTGTTCCTCAAGAGTACAGCTCTTGATCCAACACTGTACTATTGCGAACACAAGAGATTACATCCCTGTAACCCATACTATAAGTGCAAAAAATACAGTACTGGATGTGGTTTGGCTTTGAAAACGAGCTTGTTGCTTTTCAGAAGAAGTTACTACTCCATTTGCATTAGTTATACCTTCTCAAAGGAGGGGGAATGGGCAGGCTTCTTATCACTCATACTGTATTATCCCTCCTAAAGGGGGTAGCACTACTAGGTAGTGGGATAGAAATGGAGGTTGGAGAGTGGAGCTACAAGGATCCAGGGGTCTTTCCGACCAAAAGAGCTAATAAATGCTTCTTAGCCTTCTCCCTTTGCTTGCTAGCAAATCCCAACCAACAAACTTTCTACAAGGAGAAGCCCTAGTGCTAGACTTCCCCCTACAAAAGGGACAATAACTATGTGAGTCAACAGTTACAGGGACATGAACCACCCACAAGGACATCCATGCCACTCACTGTGATGttgcttgtattttttcttcactgaGAAAAAACAAACAGCATGACAATgcaaaatgcaacaaaaacacAATCAAACAGCAGGCTACTCATCAAAGGTTTTCAATGAAAGTCAGGTAGGACAACTGAGCACAATACATCTGTATTATCCATTGGCTGAAGAAAATGCGAGTTGTGGTGGAAGGTGAGTGAGGGGTATTCCCCCACTCACCCAGTCTCCaacagttaactaccttgttaccaaatcCAATGACCTATCCAGCTCACACTGAAAGATAATTACCTGTATCCTGTCCAACTCCACCAGTTACTTCGGCCTACATGCTGCTCTTGAAAAGAGACGAGAAAGGAAGGTGAGTCCAGTCACTACATTCACACCTCTAGACTTACATTATGCTGAAGTACTTGAAAGAGATACTTTCTGTCCAATGGTGCCCAAGTGCCTACACAACCTACTAAGCTGACACCACAGGCCCTAAGGAGAAGGTATCCAAGatcttgtgggcaatgtccctaGAGCAGAATGACTGTGGTAAATTTataaggtaaaattttacttgaaacctTTATCACAtattggacttgaaaatatcattttcatatattttaatgtgcactttaaatgtttcttttctgaTGTTCATTTCATTCGCAAATGACCTACCTACCAACACCTACCATAACCAGAGTACCAGGTTCTTACCCTAATGTGTGAAATGGTGTGGTTGGTTAGGTCATTTGCAAACAAAATGaatgtcagaaatgttcaaagcacacattaaatcCAACATGTGatatggtttaaagtaaaatttcaccAATTTTACAATAAACTACCAttgtattttggacttgaaaataaagtatGCCTACATTTTAATGTGTGCTTCCTATGTTTCTGATGTTCATTACATTAGCAAATGACATAACCATCCACACCTAACCTAGGGTACGGTACTAGGTTCTTACTCTAGTTGGGTCATAGCCAGTGCCAAAGCATGTGTCTGAACAGATCTTTAGTCATGCTGATTGGAACAATGGGACAAACTTATCATCAAATTTTATGTTAGTTGAGGCACAATTAGTAAACACTGgctcattgcaaaaaaaaaaagttgaatagcaAAGATactctcattataaaaaaatatttgcaggtttcctttggtttttttattaaatttttttttgccaaaatttgACTCCGCATGGGGCATTACAGTAACTAGGAAACAGTTTTTCTATAGTACTTTGGTAGCTTATCaacaatttaccattattttttgttgaatgactgtaattaacctcagaactgatatgtttttgtatgctggccagtTATAGGGGGACTGTTGGTAAAAAATGGAGTTTCCCTTACCGGGGGGTTGGATGGCAGAACCCCTCACCTAcgtaacacagcctactaggttaggttaggtaagggtacgttaggttagaatagttccttttataacaggtttccttagccaatcacTTCTAGAACATACAACTCCCTAATGACTTGCTCCATGTGCAGAACCATTCAataacaacatggcagtccggtctttctcccagtgatttcccccacccaaaacccctggttcccaaagggtccccatgTTGGATAGGCTAGTTATGAGGTTAGGCTAAtgataattgaccgacaataaacaccaccacctccttcaacagcaacactaaaagtctaggagaaatcaatttccaaggttaTAGTACGTGCGGAGCTGTTCTACAGTTTTACCTGGTAAACAGTGAAACAATAGGCTTAAGATTACAAAGAATGTTAAGCCAGGCTTGGCTACTTACAGTGTGTAATCCTCCCTCCTCTGTATCATGAATTTCCGCATGATTTTTACTTCGTGGAGATTATTGTCTACCTTCCAATTCAGGAAGTCTGTGTGTTTCAAAAGCTTCCGCTCGGCAAACTTTAACTCCCTCATGGTTCTGTAACTTTTATGTAACAATGAAGAAACATATAATATGGAACAACAAGGTGGACTGCGCGTTGAGAATTCTCAGTAGTATTAGTAATAAGCAGGATTTTTCTTTGTAACGGCACCTACTGAGCGCTCTCCGGTGTGGTTTTCTGGAATCTTGCCAAATTGCCATCAACTTCGTAAACCTATAGCAGTGGTGCCCGGGCCCCCAGATGGCACCGTGCCCAGTCGAAATTCCCTTtatagctaaactttaaccctttgatgGTCAAAAGCAGATATTCTCGTCCTATAGATCATGTCCTACGACGGTAGAAAGCGACTTTTAACCACAACGTTTAAAAAAAGCTACACTACACTGGTGTTGTAGAATAATTATCGTCATTGCCAGACGCTAACGAAGACGATGTCTACTATCAccttaatacaaaaatatttttgtttatttacagttGTGCTATATAtctaatgacattattttggTTCTTGTTACCTTTACAACTTATATGGAACTGAGAAATGAAGTGATATAGTTGTAGGTTTTTGACACAAATGACATGTCTGTTCATggtattttgatccaacttaatgttatcaacttatgtatgaagtgaatgaaactatagttacagttctgaataagtgcaatgcaatttgctactgctgctcagagttaatttccagggagagaaATGACGAAGAGGGAATGGGACAGGttaaaattttgaagagattttggaaggtcataagtcttttgtgttattgattgTATGcgctattttgatatatttacatgacaagtaTATTATAccatagttgaaaattaaaacttgataatagaaattaggctagtgatGAATATAAGGCTGTGAGGAAATTGGCAtcacagtatttgatacatttgcatatagtaagagttgcaaattaattgaaaactgaggtctgtaatttcaaatacaggtttcctaattactaatactgttattttccttcattcacatggatatgtACAtttgagaatagtatattttactaattacagaactggttatagagggatgaataaatttgtttgtatttagcatttcccaacgttttgtgagagagagagagagagagagagagagagagagagagagagagagagagagagagagagagagagagagagagagagagagagagagagagtaattgtcgttagtgagtgcttcggttgttagaagagggatgagggtctttagttcgagtttgtttacggtgctgtctgtcttgcaaatgtcgagggagttttttttcggttttgagagagtcttgagtcagagctagtgctggtctgtcgtttggttttggacagtttttgtgtgctttttgagagttgttggttttccttgttagtgtactgttctagttgtgtatataattctatcttctttttttatgttcccttgttttgtttgtgtggttttgggtgctgtgtgggcgaccgtggacgccttactccatcttccagcaaccgaggatcagggtgagtgttgtgtacagttttttgtggtttgaaattccgccacatggtaaattaattttgtataattttctttgaccCGCCAAAAATATCTCGACCCCACCTAGGCCCCccaactgatggaatgccagaTACGCCACTGACCTATAGTAAAGTCTCCATTATAATATAGCCTACCCTACAACACTACCTTTCACTGTATATAATTCTAATTTTCATTGCTCTTAGCCTCTTTCGTTAAGGTTGCTAGTCCCTTCATCCCTTGAAGGCTTGCATCAAAGTTGCTTCCAATTTTCCTGTTTAGGATTTCTTaaaatttgaagaatattttattttttctgtttaattacaagtattattttttctttatatgtattattaatttactacaACACTGCCACGATATATATAGTAATCATTCGTCTTGTATGTTTAACCAATTTCTTGATATTAACCTACTACTTACGTACTGAGCTACTTTCTTGGTACCAGCCATTGGCCCACCTCTAGTAGAGTTCCAATATGAAGGAGATCAATAACTTAGTatgcaaaaaatgaaacacttatgAATTTCCGACACATAAAATAAGGAATAGGCTACGAGGAGGGTTACGAGAGACAACATTTATAGGACAACCCATGGTTAACTAAAGGCTATTTGGTTGTTAATGTCATGTCAGCTCGTCATGTTTTCATTGCCCATAATAAGTATGTTGGTTGTAATCTTAccttttattgctttatattataaatatatttacgtattGTCTGATGTTATCAAAATGATATGGCTTTAGCACTCGCTAAAAGTCTTCAGTTATGAGGGTCACGGTTATGAGGGTCACTCACCACACCTGAATGCAAAACTCAATTCATTGCTTGACAGCACACTTATAAAGAAATTGAACATTTTGACAGTTTTATTTAAGTTCTTAATCTTTATTATTGaatgtataaaagtaaataattaagaaattacaCTTGTTTGATCACGATGACCACAAACTATTTGTGGTGGTATATGAAGCCCATGCAGAGAGGATATGTTCATTTTAACTATcaatgattaattttaattatactaGAATTTTTGTGCTTATTTGCataccttatatataatatacactatacacacacacacacacacacacacacacacacacacacacacacacacacacacacacacacacacatatatatatatatatatatatatatatatatatatatatatatatatatatatatatatataaaaggatagaTAGGCGTTGTGGAAAATTTCCGACAAATGTTTTAGGAAGTATGGAAAAGACAAAGGAGGCAGCTAATGGTATGACTATGATGCTTAAAATATCAATGTATAGAATCAAATGAGAGAACAACGAGTACAGGCTCCCAATATATGAAAGTATGTagtaaaaaacatatacaaacacagaaaTTGAGGGCTATCAAAGATGGCGGTAACAAAACCACTGTGATGGCTTTTTGGATCATGAAGAGACCCACCGTCAACATAGATAGCTCTATTTCAGAGTACCTCCCTCTTCTGTCAAATTGCATCGGCTCGGTTTCCCTCGGAGTAATTATTTTGAAGTCGTACGCAAGGTAAGCTGTCTTTCAAGTTAATGTAGCTTATATCTGCAAGCCTCATCTTTATAAGGAACTAGTGGTGTAGGCCTGTGCTTAGCCAATGCATGA is part of the Macrobrachium rosenbergii isolate ZJJX-2024 chromosome 41, ASM4041242v1, whole genome shotgun sequence genome and encodes:
- the LOC136826958 gene encoding U3 small nucleolar ribonucleoprotein protein IMP3 translates to MRELKFAERKLLKHTDFLNWKVDNNLHEVKIMRKFMIQRREDYTLYNKMAWEVRELSRKIKDLDKNDPFRVEASGRLLEKLYTMGIIPTKWNLQLCDKVTASSFCRRRLPCVMVRTKMAPSLKTALTFIEQGHVRVGAEVVKDPAFLVNRNLEDYVTWVDTSAIRKHVKQYNEERDDFVLNNC